In Arthrobacter alpinus, a single window of DNA contains:
- a CDS encoding OB-fold nucleic acid binding domain-containing protein — MHQGDWPEPVAISDLPRRGRAICTGVIDAVTILPASIAPAYTVIMTDREFHRVANDGGSHRLRLVWIGRRRMPGIIAGTRLRVEGMVSLRDGLPTMYNPRYEIIGIQES; from the coding sequence ATGCACCAAGGTGACTGGCCCGAACCCGTTGCCATTAGTGACCTGCCACGGCGTGGCCGGGCTATTTGCACGGGAGTCATTGACGCCGTCACGATCCTGCCGGCGTCGATCGCCCCGGCTTACACGGTCATCATGACCGACAGGGAATTTCACCGTGTCGCCAACGATGGCGGCAGTCACCGCCTACGCCTGGTCTGGATTGGCCGACGCCGGATGCCCGGTATTATTGCCGGCACCCGATTGCGTGTTGAGGGGATGGTCTCGCTCCGCGATGGCCTGCCCACAATGTACAACCCACGCTACGAAATCATTGGAATTCAGGAGAGCTAG